Part of the Parambassis ranga chromosome 16, fParRan2.1, whole genome shotgun sequence genome, CCACCTCACTTTCAAATTGATCAACCTGCATATTTAGAGTGTCTATCGTATTCTGCAGATGAAGAAGTCAGAAAAATGGGTGTAAATGCATTTCGTCTAAGTGCAATCACGTCACCTTTCTAGTTTTTACCATTTCTTGAGCAATTTTGTTTTCGCTCTAGAAttgtgccaaaaaaaaatgtagaaatggctctacagaaaaaaatcagcaaAGAATGCATTACTGTTAGCCACTGTCCCGTTTCCTCCTTTTCCCTCTGAGCAGGATCCACTTTCTGAGCGAGACCTAAGCCCTCTTTAGAGTAGGCTTTTGTTTTCGTTTCACGTTCCACCACTTTAAACCGCTCCAtttgctaagaaaaaaaaaacaaacattaattaAAACACTTCCTCAACATCTTGTTTACTTTAGAGATTTGATGTGAAGATGTCATTAAGGCACATAACAACAAAATattaagagggaaaaaaattataCCGTCTCTATAAGTTTCCGGTTCTCAACTAGCTGCCTTTTGTCTTTGATCTCGTTTGAGGCCACCCATGTTTTTATCTGGTCTCTCAATCGCTGAAAGAGCATAGATAATAAAGATGTTAAAACACACTGCCCATTTTAAATATGCACATATTTTACCAAATGCATAGACAAAAGAAAAGTATACGCTAACTCGTTTTACCTGGAGTTTTTTAATCTCTTTCTTGAGGTCAGCCTCATATTTTTCCTTCTGGTTTGCATTGGCTGCATTGTGGAGCTAAAATAACAGACAAACATTATGTTTTACAACTTATGATATAAAGttataacaaaaacagaatgcaaAGACCTTTTACCTTCTGCCAGATATCTTCAAACTGTTCTACACCTTCAGCTACTTTTTTCAAACATCTATCGATTTCACCTGCAGAGTTAAAAATGTGCCATAACATCACTGATCACAAAATTGTGTAATAACAACCATTTAAAGATTACAGTAGTAAAGTTAGAAGAAATCGGTCTGGTGCTCAGCACGATGCCAGCATGGGCAACATGACTGACTACAGTTTCACCAACACCAACTTACCTTGAAGTTTTCTCTTATCAGCCATGGCTCCGACTACGACAATGTCCACATTCCGTCTGTCACAAAGTTAGCTGTGTACAGAGGACAAATGTTTATCAATAGTCTGTAAAAGCCACCAAACAGAGGAAGCAGTGCATCGGTTTCCAAAGACTGAAACTGACGTAAACTGCATCTAGCTGGCCAGTTCACATTAGtagcacaaaacaacacagcttcAAAATGCTTTCAACCAAAACTTTTGCATTACCGATTGTCTAACGTTATATTATCGTGAATATAACATCGCCATGCTAGTCTTACCAATATGACTGACACGGTTGTCAGCTAAAATTAGCCAGTTAGCAAGCTAATGTTAATACTACCAGATACTTAGCTCGTTCACCTCGCTCGGTTACTAACCGGCCCGTTTCAAAACAACTACCAGCAAGCAcgttgatggatggattttaTATTCATGCATCGTTCTTTCTGGGTCCAGCATAGCTTGTATATGGTGGTTTTGCATTGTGAATGGTACAATATAACAGAAACCGTTCTAATCGTAAACCTGCTAACTAATATAGCTAACTGGCTAGCAGATGCATAAAATGCTAGCTGGCAGCTTAGCTAGCCAAATTTAGGAAAAAGGGAAACTGGGTCAACACGACTACACCGATTTATACTTGTGTGCGACATTTACCTAGGATATGGGCTTTCGTTTGTCTTTTTTCAAATACAGCCAAAACTAATTCCAGAAAGTCTTCTTTACTTCcaaattgtgttttcttttcgaCAAGCTCGCTCACTGTAATGTAGCTGAAGATGGACGGTAGCTAAAAATCCCACCTCCGTATTTAAGACCCGCCCTAAATCCGATCTTTGAAATCTGATTGGACAAAATTCACGCCTGTCACCGAGGAACATCCGTTGGAATAGTGGCCATCCATTGGCCTAGAATTATGGTGACTTATGATTGACACAAAACCAAAACTGCATCTTCCTTCCTATGACTGCTCTGTATTGTTTCTTCTCACAGTGCAATTCTGCCTAAAACAGAACCCGGTTTCTGTTTCTGCGAGGTTTGGAACAGAAGACATGCAAAAAGTTTTACATAAGATGTTGTAGGAATGTTCATATTGTGGATttagagaaaaagaaaatacaaaaattaaAGTAGCTGCTTACTAAGACAAAATTATGAAGTCATTCAATATATCAATCCACTATCAATAAATTTTCACCACAGTTTCTGATTTTGCACATGTTTGGTCATATCTGTGTATTCAATACAAAAtaccaaaacacaaaatactATACAAAAGAAATGTTTCAGAATATATCATTTTACCAAACATGAATTCCATCTCTACAAATAGTGCAATGTCTAGTTGAAGAAAGGCAACATAATCTGTTCAACAGTTAGAGACtaagcatcatcatcatcatcgtaaTCATCATGATTTCTGTGGCAGTGAAGTGATCAGTGAGACAGGGAGGTGGGGCTGGGCATTTCTCCAAACGGTGTTTCTGACAGCGCTGACATGTCCGCTTCATTCTGGGGAAGAGAAGCAGAAATCAGGTTTCTATAACCGGTTATTTTACACACCATGCTTAGTGGAGGATCCCAGTCAGTGCCACTGACTACAGGAGCCTTTACCTACCTGCTGGTCTTTATCCTTTTCTTGCCGTGGCATGCGgtgcctcttcctcttctgtccaGCTGGATGATgcaaagcagcagacacagaggatcCAGACACACCGTTCAGTCTGTCTTCTTCCACTCCAGCAACAGGATCTAAATTAGCTCCTGATTCATCCTGCCAAGCAACATTTTTACTTTCACTGGCATGTAAGGCGATTGACTATACTTTTATATTCTGGCACATCGAACAAATCAAAACTTTGCTTCAAAGCACTCAAGGCACTTGGAAGAAGATATTTTCAAATCAGGCAAAGCAACCCACTGGCCTTTGGATGCTCAAAAGTCTGTGGTGCGTTCTccaactgctgtttttttcatattATACATCATCCAGTTAAAAGGAGTGCAACATTGTGCACACCTCCACTGTAGTAGTCAGGTCATAAATGCTAACATACATACAGTTTCATTAAAGATTAAATGTTGCAGTTCAAACATGGTTCTTCCTTTTAAAGCAAACATTTAGTGTGCTCTTCCCCTTGTCTACCCATCTTTCCATTTCTTACCTCGAGCAGTATAGTGAGCTGTGCATTTCTGTAATCATCTCCATGAGCATCTAAAGTCTTCATGAGAAACCTGTGAGGATGTACAGACAGATGACGATGGAGTGGGAAACCTCTCACAGGACACATGGCTTGTAATGGAAATATttaccttctttctttcttcaagCGTCGTGTAATTCTTTGTACCTGGTGAAGGCGACCCAGGATCTTTTGGTttacctgaaaaaaacacacatttgacatACTGTTACATTGTAAAGTTAGTTAAGCAGCAACTGACACTAATATAACCTTTAGTTGCAATTATTTGATACAGACAGGAAGTTTGTGTAAattcacacacacctgttcaaTCTCTTTACATCTCCTGCTCAGAACCAGATATTTTCTTTTATCCAGggctctcctctcttcatcttcttGTGCAGTGCTGTCAAGCAGCTCATTGCCTCCTGGTCCCAGCTCCACctggagaaaaaaatgtcaaataagtGTCAACAGTGCAAACAACATCAATCAAACCTAACAATACCAATATTGTGTGGAACATTTGAACAGATTTGAACAGTCACAATTGCAAAATAAGGTTTTGTCATGATTTGATACGAGCAGGTTTGGAAAGTATTTTGCATATCCTGTTAAAAACTCTTCTCTTGCCAGCTAATAGTATTGGCACTGAAATATGAATACAAAGACtgcaatatactgtatattctCTCTGATTATTTTGCTAACATAAAGATGGTTAACGTTACCTCTCCTGGCCCCAGCTCCACACCTCCAggctccagctctgcctccaggATGTGTCCTCCAAACAGAGGGGGTAGAGCCAGGCCGGAGAAGTCCTCCATCATCTGGAGGAAAAGGGATTCTGTATGAACAGATATTAACTAAGTCATTTAAATGACGCAGTTGATGCAGTGCTATGAGTCATTGTCCATGTACAACAGTAGCTATTTTacgtgttttcatttttaaattgaCTTGATTAAGTTAGAACaatattttaatgttgcattaaattaaataacACTTTAATTCCGCGTTACTTACTTTTCTGAGATGAGTGTAAAAACACTGTTGTGTGCTCAGTAGCTGCGACCTGAGGTTTCAAAGCTTCCTCTGCAAACAGTTTTCGCCCTGCACCACAGACCGAATATAATTCTAATGTTTACTAAGTTCGTTTAATGAAAGTCGTTTTTAAGATAAGAAGAGACCAAAATCAAACGAAACCCGACACGGAAGCTCTGCTCCATACTGTTGTTTATGCTGTATGTGCGATGGGCGCAGGAGTTTTACGTCAGTTAGTTGTTACTTCATTTCCCATGAGCACCCGCGTATTTGAGACTACACCGGACAATATGGCGGGTACGTGTGTATTTTGTCATCTTTTTGAGCTCTAATCAGGGCAGTCCGTTTCACTAAGACCTCTATGCAGCATGAATACATCTTTATAATTGTCATCGTTACGTTAACTCGTTGTTAGAATTACCTACACAACACGATGGCTTTACGAAACAAAACGAAAAATGTGACCTTGCGTCTGTTGCTAATGTCAGCTAACCGCACGTAGCTTCCACTTGTGAATTTTCACCTGACTGTGGTTGTTTTCCTGCAGGAATCGGAGCCTTTCTGAGGAATGCGTGGAATAAGGAGCCTGTTATCACGGTGTCATGTGGGATTGGACTGCTAGGTAAGTAACCACGTACCTCAGAAATGTGAATGCCAGCGAGAAGAGGGGCAGACATTCGTCCACTGCGGTTAAAGTTGTCATATTGACTTAAGGTTCATAGCACACATACAGCCCACTAACAAGTGTGCTCCTATAGATGTGATGCTAATGGCAACAATAGAAGCAAAAATCACCTGAGAAGTTTATGGTCAGAAGTGGTTTTTTGAAACCCGGTGTATGTATATTCATATTCAGTATACCTTTGTATTTTCTCAGGTGTCATTATTCCCTTCATCAGCCCCTACACAAAGTATACAGCGATGCTGAATGCAGCTGTGCCATACAACTACCCAGGTAAACACAGGAATGGAGTGTTATTGTCATGAATGCTCACATATGTGGACAGCACTGCGGCAGCATCTGTACAATCAAGCAATAAAGTTTGTCTTTTTTGCAGTTCCTGTGCGTGATGATGGAAGCATGCCTGATGTTCCTGCACATCCATGTGAACCTAAGGGAAACAACTTGGAATGGCTTAAAAACCTATAACTTCCTAGTCAACGCCTGTTCTGTTCCCATTGCTCATATCTGTCTGCACAGCTGTCAATGTCTCACAATTAAAGTTCTATTTAATTCTACTTTTGTGCCATATGGTTTGGTCAGGATGTATTCAACACATTTAGACAGCACGTTGTAACCTAACAATACAGAACAGCCTAAAGAGCCTGGCTTAACAAACTCACAGTAATGATGTGCCTAATTAGCCTCCTCGGCTATAGCctataatagaatagaaatactttattcatcccaagctgggaaatgttgctgttgctattgcagcagcaatatacaggcacttgGCATACTAAACATAAACTGAAATGTTGTACACGTGTTTGAATCCAAAAGTCTCAAAAAGCGTTCATATCAatcatgttttttatttctcAACGTTTTAATATTCAGTATTACATGCAGAGGGTGCTGTTCATCAACTTAATATTCTATGCTCACCAgaattttgtctttttgtcacaGAAACATGAGACAAGTAATGAAACCTTCTAAGCATATTTCACTTTAGTAGAACAGTTTAGAGCCTAACCCAAGTCAAATTCACAAAGCGTAGAATAGCAAAATACTATATTTtgcacaataatatttaattaTGTTTAAAACCACGGCTTCTTTCCTTGTGAATTTTATAATcataatttaaaacatttcaaatggGATTAATGGGATTACCTGACCAAACTCAGTACCAGTTCCATTCTACTTTGAATTTCGTGGGCCTTAACTACAGGATGACTGTATATCTCGATGCTGTGTTGGCAGTAAAGTGTTAAATATAGAGCGTGACAGCAAGCAGCTTTACACTAttcgtgttttttttaatttccacaGTCAAAATGTTCTACtgaagtgaaatattttttaaaaagtcacatAAATCATACAATTACACATATTTTCAGCTCTATTTACACACATATATCAGGTCTATCATTTAGCTGCTACATTTAGTAATGATGAAATACTAGACGAATACCAGTATGTGCTGTTAGAAACAACGCTTTACAACTTTTATAGATGTTCTCTTTGAATCACAGCAACTCAAGGCTGTTGTGTGAAGACGACATTTCACCTTCACTTTGGTGGTGAAAGCGTACAGAGCTACAGATCCCTACTTTGGATGTCTCTAGTTTACCATTAACACCTGCACAGACATTGATCAACTTCCATTATACTTTTCTCATCACTTTCATTGATACATTTCCCTTGTAAAACCTCACCCTGACATCAGTCTTGGCTTTCACATCCCCTTAAAGATTCTGCTCAGTCTGATTGGTAAACAACTACTGCAATCAACTAGATGTAGAATAGCTTTAGATTTTGGGACTGAAAAGAAATCAAGATGACATTAAATCCAAAGACTAAGCACACAAATTTCTTATTCATAAGACTTTAAACCCTCAACAACATGCTTAACATACACATTCTTTAATACCATTATCCCAATATTTAACTATTAACAGTCTCAGCCTGCTAGGAGTTTTTGTTGGAGTTGGAGTTGCTCTGATTTCACCCTCTGATTCTGCTAAGTGTCATTGATCAAAGCtgaatcataaaaataaaagtagaatgcAGGTAAAGTGATGCAATACTCTATAAATACAAATACCAACATGTAacataacagcagcagaataatGGTGTTAACTAGCATAAACATACAAGATATATCTTTTAGAGACCTGTGCATTCAAACAACACTACCAATGTCTAGCAACTACAATTCAATTGGTGCAAAAATAACTGTGTGACCTATTCTCATTTAAACAATGATGTcataaaagtaaaaacacactttttataCAGTTTAAAGTTCTCCTtcactgagacaaaaacaccaaaGTGGCAGCTTTTCTGAAAATATAATACTAGAGAAGGAGCCTGTCCTCTTCCCATATCACTGCATTACAGTCAAATTGCACTTCCTGCTAATAGGATCCAGTCCCTAAATCAGCTGAACAAAGAAATGTTTCTGAAAATGgcaccaaaaaaaacatgttatacTGCATCAAAAGAAATAAGAGGCATCCTTCATAGGATAAATTTAAAAAGGTTAGTGTTGGATGGAGAAAAGGTATGATGATCTTCAACACTAAACTAATAATGCCAacagttttatttctgttttataaAGTTAGCCTAGGTTTTATATAAATTCACTCCTGATCTCTAAAGTCAAAATCAGACAGACCaatcttttaaaaaaaggtcTGTTCccgcacaaaaaacacaaagtttaTTTGAttagactgaaaaaaaacattcaaagtaAAATACTAAATACTAAAAGAGAAATGCTTTTCAGGGCTCCACCTGAGGTTTGATGGACTGACGAAGCACAGAGGACAGGATGGCTGCAGTAGTGGGAATAAAGGCCTCACTCTATGATGGGAGCTGAGCGGTCAttggtgacagtttttctgaggCGGACATGAGCAAATGGATTAGGCCTGAAAGAAggaaacaataaataaactgaAAACATAATAAATTCAACTTTagtaaaactgaaataaaacactaaagATCAAACGTCAAACTCCAGATCTGAACTGACATATAAAACTGGTGGAGTGTCCCtttaaacagaacagaacagagtcactAGAAACCTACCTGGTCGGTGAAGGCGGAGGAGAGGCCAGTTCTGAGGTGATCTGTAACGCAGAAGTGAGGAGGAGCATCGTTACAGTATCTATTTCACTAACAGTGCATGTTCGCTCTGACCTTTAACCTCCTCCCACAGGTTTCATGTTTCTGACCTTGTTGCTGTCGGCCATGCTGTACGGGCGCGGACGGAAGGTGCTGACCCTCTGGGGAGGAAGAGAGCGCTCCTCCTCTGAATCAGGGGTGAGGGCCGGGAGGCCTTGAGACCCCAGCTTGTCAAGCTGTCCGGTACTGGTACTGTTAGCTTTAGATAAGAAGAGAGAGCTGCAGGGGAAGGtcgcagagagagaggaaggaataAACGGGAAGAAAAGATAAAAgaagcatgttgtttttgtgtgaattCATCAACAACGCTGTTGCTGTTGGAAAGAGTAGTGGAAACACT contains:
- the tfpt gene encoding TCF3 fusion partner codes for the protein MMEDFSGLALPPLFGGHILEAELEPGGVELGPGEVELGPGGNELLDSTAQEDEERRALDKRKYLVLSRRCKEIEQVNQKILGRLHQVQRITRRLKKERRFLMKTLDAHGDDYRNAQLTILLEDESGANLDPVAGVEEDRLNGVSGSSVSAALHHPAGQKRKRHRMPRQEKDKDQQNEADMSALSETPFGEMPSPTSLSH
- the ndufa3 gene encoding NADH dehydrogenase [ubiquinone] 1 alpha subcomplex subunit 3 — its product is MSTRVFETTPDNMAGIGAFLRNAWNKEPVITVSCGIGLLGVIIPFISPYTKYTAMLNAAVPYNYPVPVRDDGSMPDVPAHPCEPKGNNLEWLKNL